The window TTGTAAATGTCCCTCATAATGCATCCAACCTCATCATATCCACCGTATTGCATGCACATAATATCCATAATATGGTGTTTTCTGATCCCAGATTTCTCCATGTCTGCAATGTCCGCTTTCTGCTCATCGCTAATTCTTCTGTGTGAACGCAAAAGACACGACAGATCCCGTGGGGCTAGAGGATGGTTGTGTTCATTGATGAAATCCTTGACAAACCACTGACCTGTTTCCTCCTGTCTTGCAATCACCAATTTAGCTTTACACCCTACACGAGTTATACTCCGTGGCCTCCTCTTTCTATCTTCCATCTTCCTCTTCATGTGCTTCTCTTCACGAACCCCTTCATGACTACACACAAATTTCCTTAAATTATATGGCAGTTGGATCCATCCCACTCGACATAGATTCTCCGGACACTAAAACCTTTCTCAAGACCATATTTGTTATAGAATGTATAACCTTCATCCTCACTATTAAACATCTTGTTGGCAATATGATAGTACTCCATCATTGACTCGTGACTTACGTCCGCCATGTCTTCCTGCATCACAATTCGGACGAATAAAAATCTGAAAGGACAGACATAAATGCATGCAAAACCCAGTACGAAATCTTGCGTGGAATTTTAAACTTTGCTCCTTGTACATGTTATGGCAAGCGATCATAAACGTCCATAAACTGGGTCCCCCGTAAACTAGTGAAGTGACCATGGATGATGAAAAATTCTAAATTGAATTGCATGCACTAAGGAAACCTAAATCGATGATGACTAAACAAATCTAAGTAGGAAGTGCAGGCTACGAATCAAAGTAAGTTGAGATTCGGGCGATTCATACCTTAAGATGCAAGTCCGGAAGCGATGGGATCAGCGGGGGGCTTTCTCCtataccgccgccgccgacactGCCGCCGCAGATGTCACGCCTTATTCTTCTTCCTGCCGCCGACCACGTCTTTTATAGTGAAGGGGACCAGGAGGAGGACGAGAACGACGCCGACGACGGTGAATTGGTTCCTCTCGCCGGGCTCGTCGGACAGAAGGAAGAGGACAAGAAGGAGGACTTGACCGAGCTACTAGATCGAGACGTGGTTCTGGTCGTGGACGTGATCGGTTGAATTTTTTTACCCTGGACCATTATGCCCTTCTCTGATTAAACTAATTAAGTTAATTCATTCTTAATCCCCCACCAGATCGGACGGCTAATAAAAATCGGAGGGGTAAGTACTCGAAAGTACTCCCAGTACTGCCCCAATCACCGTAAAGGAGCTCAATAAATTATATGTATTTCTAATTTTATCCTTTTATATTATTACTTCAAATATTCATGTTTCATACAACGAATCACATTGAAATAAGTTGCAAAATATTCCCGCAACAACGTGCGGGATATCATCTAGTTTGGTCAATGAGTGGCTCCATCTTGAGAACTTAGATACATCGACATGGCACATTGAGCATTCCACTAAAGAGTGGTGGGTTAACCTTTCAAGTAAGAGCACTCCCAATAGAAAGCGATGGCCTCCTTTACTATGCTCATTGGTTGAGCTATTTGAAACGAGAGAAACACACGTGTATTCCTTCAAAAGAGCACCCCACCTTCAAGCTTGCTCAACAACGTGTGCAAGGTTATTTTTTGGGCCATCGATGGTGCCAAGAAGTTTCAAAATATATTGCCGGGAGAGTAGCACTTTTTTTGTGTTTTTGTCCCGTGTAACTCAAACCTCTTTCTCTTCTTAATTAATAATATGTGGCGCAAATCTTTTGGCTCGGTTTTTGAAAGAATCCCTTCGTTCTATAATATAAGAGCGTTAGCTCTCAAGAAGCAGTAATTCACTTGCAGTAATATTAGCTCAATATATTCTTTTCTTTCAAAAAAAAGCTCCATATATTCTTCAATGGAAATGCAATGGACCACATGGGAGCACACTGCCACTATCCCACTAGGTAACGCGGAACGCTCGAATGGTCCAAGCCGACGCCGCTACGTCACGGTGGCAACTCGTACTATTCCCGATCTTCCAATCACGACGCGGCGGTGCCGGCAGTGGCAGCGCGTGGACAGTCGCAGATACTCCCGTCGTCCTCCACGCGCGGGCCATTCTTCCTCCGCTTCGCCATCACCACACACGCCAGGAGCGCCGTCGCACTCACCGCTCACTACGACCTAGGACTTGTCATCGGCCACGGCGAGCCACAGAATCAgccgccggccggccggccgccgTACCTCCCTCAAGAAGAAAAGAACCCGCGACGCTGTTTTACTTTTACCGCCCGTCTTTTCCTCGGCCGTCAGCCGTCGCGCGCGCGGTTGCGGGCCGCCGAGGTCACGCGGCGGCAACAGCGACGTTCGGCGCCCTCGCAGCTGGGCGGCGTGGCTTCCACGTCCGCCTAGTACGCCGGTCGTCGACGTGCGCAAGTGACACCGACGCGCCGGCCGTCCACGCgacgcgagcgagcgagcgagcgtaTGTCGCTGGATCGCCTCGGGGATTATTAGCTGGAGGTGAACACTCGCCACCGGATTACTACCGGCCAGCGGTGACAGGGAGTGGTAAACGTGTACGCCCGGGGTCAAAGGGCGCCGCTCCTGCCGCCACGAGGCCAGTTCTCCACAGCCCCGCGTCAGGATCGGATCAGGTCAAGGGACTACGTCGAATTTTTTACTACCCAGGCCGGCGTGCGATGATGCTCTAACCATGATTAATCAGATAATAATAACACTAAAGTTTTACGGCATGTGTTGGGTGGCCGGCCGGGTGGACTAGAAGAACTTGCCCACTTTTCTGGGAGCAGCTTTTGGGACGGTATTTTATTGCCGGCTCCGTGAAAATTTGACCGCCGCTGTCCGCCGTGCCGTGCGCGGATGGGTTCATGCACGGCTGCGGTACTGTGCGGAatccggctccggcgaggcgagcgACTGTTAATTCCGGCCAGCTATCTCTGACGTGAATGTGCCTCCTTTCGTTGCTCTCGGCTTGCCGCTTTCTACCAGGCAAGTACAACGGCTGCCAATCTGATTCCAATACTATCCGTTTTGGTGTATGCGTGTGTGCTCACACCATTTTTGTTGGCCATCCCAATCATGCCTTGTGTGCCGGATTTGGAAGCGTAGCTGAGCTTTTGCCTGAACGTGAACTTCCTGAGCAAACTAACTCGCTAGAAGACGGCCGATGCAAAAACGTGGTATCACGATCGACCCAGCTGGATGCCCACTCTTTGTCTACGCCGTTAGTCTTGTAGACAAGTATGGCATCGGAGGGAATCGACTTGTCCAACAGAGAAAAACATAAACACACATGTTAAATACTCACTTGGGTGTGTGAATCGTATGCGGTTGCCGTCCTTTATCATGCGGCGTCACCAAAGTTGTCGAAAATGCACCCGAACCCTCCGGAAGATCCGAGCAGCGGAACTTCAGCAAAGTTGTCGAAAATGGACACGGATCCTCCGGAAGATCCTAGTAGCAGAAGTTCACCAAAGTTGTCGAAAATGGACACGAACCCTCGAGGAGTATGATTTGAGGCCTGTTGGGAGTCTCTCCCCTCCACAACTCCGCTCCCAGAGCTGGAGCAGCAGTTAAAAATCGTGGAGGGGGAAAAAGGTGCTCCACGATCTTGAGATTTCACGGAGTGGGAGGATTGCCGAACAGCTCCTTGGTAGCAACAATTTGATCATCTCTGTTTCCAAAATCCAAAGTTGATACCTATGGTCGTGCATTTGTTGAGGAGATAAAAAGTTGATATAGTCGTGACACTAATGAAATGAAAAAGGATCGCCTCAGAGTGTGGGACGTGGAGACAAGCGGATGTTCTACACAAAGACATACGTTTCAACTTTATAGGAGTAGTTGGGTGGAGCGAGGGCGAGTAATCTGTTAAGATGTATTGAGGGTGGAATGCGTTGTAAGGCGTGTTGTATATAACCGTGGATGGTGTGtctttccctttccttctcttaaTATAAGATACGCACACTCGTGCGTGTTCAAGAAAAAAAAAAGATCGCACGGACGACCGTGTCACTGGGCAGCCTGCAACTGCAGCCACATGGTTACTTAGACAGTTTCCAACTCATAGCCCGGCCTGCAGATCGACGCACGCATTGATCAGGCAAGCGATCGAAATCGAATGGACACGATCCGATCAACCCAGCAGGCCGCTTCAACTGCCAGACCCAAGCCGGGTCACCAATCCATCTCACCCCACCAACCCATCCGGACCGTCCATCGCCCCGATCCAGCGCTCGACATATCACTGACATCTTCCTTCTTTCAAACAATTGCGCCAATAAAATAAGTGAAAATAACACCGCTAAGACATGAAAAAATAATAAACAAAGCGGCTGAGATGAGACGGGCAGTAAGCCTCGCGTCACGGTCCACGAAAGTCCGGACGATTCCTTCCGCGGGTTCTCCAGTTCTCCACAGCTCCACGCGCCAACACGTCGCGCTCGTATATATACCTACGCCCGTTCTCCACTTCGTCTCATCTCCATTCTCATCCATCGCCGCACTCCATCGGCATCCAATTCATTCATTCAACCCGACTCCATCAAAAGGCTTCACGCATCCGTCGCCGCCCTCTGGTTGCCGCAATGGCCAGCACGGCCGAGCCGTCCTCTTCGCCGTACTCCGCGTCGGCGCCCGACGTGGAGATCCTCCGGTCCCTGCGCCGCCTGGCGCGCGACCTGGCCGCCGCCGACCCGCCGGCGCCGTTCCTCAGGGCCGTCTTCGCGTCCGTGTCCCGCCGGGCGCGCCTCCTCGTCGCCGTGTTCGACGACCTGCTGCTGCTGGGCGCGGCCGTCGCCCTGCCGCGGTCCGCCTCGCTCTGCCTCCGCGAGGTGCTGCTCGTGCTGCAGCGCTTCAAGGCCGTCGTGGCCGACTGCTCCGCGCGCAGCCGCATGCGCCTGCTGCTGCAGTCCGACGAGGTCGCCGCGCGCGTGCGCGAGCTGCAGCACGACCTCGCCACGCTGCTCGATATTCTCCCGGTTGGTGAGCTCGGGCTCGCCGACGACGTGGCCGACCTGCTCACGCTCGCCTCGCGCCAGTGCCGGCGCCGCGCGCCCGAGGCCGCGGCCGAGCAGGAGCTCAAGGCCAGCGTGCTGGCGCTCATCCAGGAAGTCGAGCGGGAGATCGTGCCTGAGCGGGAGCGCCTGGAGGCCATCCTCGAGGAGGTGGCCATCAACGACCCGGCCAGCTGCAGCCAGGAGATCGAGATCTTGGAGCGCGAGATCGGCGACCGACTGGCGGAGCGGTGGACTTCGGCCATGATTGCCCTCGTCGGCCTCCTCCGGTACGCCAAGTGCGTCCTCTTCAGCGCTGCCACGCCGCGGCCGCTCGACTCCAAGGTGGAGGCCGACGACGATGACACCGAGCCTCTGGCGCCGCCGCCGGACTTCCGCTGCCCCATCTCTCTCGACCTGATGCGCGACCCGGTTGTGTCCGCTAGTGGCCAGACGTACGACCGCGAGTCCATTACGCGGTGGTTCGGCGCCGGCAAGTCGACGTGCCCCAAGACCGGCCAGGTGCTGACTAATCTGGAGCTGGTGCCCAACAAGGCGCTCAAGAACTTGATCTCGCGGTGGTGCCGGGAGAATGGCGTCGCCATGGAAGGCAGCGAGCCTGGCAAGCCCGAGCCGGCGCCGCCGGTGGCCGCAAACAAGGCCGCGGTGGAGGCGGCGCGCATGACCGCGTCGTTTCTGGTGAAGAAGCTCTCGGCGTCGTTCTCCCCTGGCTCGGACAACCGTGTCGTGCACGAGATCCGTCTGCTCGCCAAGTCCGGCTCCGAGAGCCGCGCGTTCATCGGAGAGGCCGGCGCCGTCCCGCTCCTCGTGCCGCTGCTCAACTCCGAGGACGCCGCGCTGCAGCTCAACTCCGTCACGGCGCTGCTCAACCTCTCCATTCTCGATGCCAACAAGAAGCGCATCATGCACGCCGACGGCGCGGTGGCGGCCCTCTGCGAAGTGATGGGCTCCGGCGCGACCTGGCGGGCGAAGGAGAACGCCGCTGCCACCGTGCTCAGCCTGTCGGCCGTCCATACATACCGCCGCCGGCTCGGCCGGAACCCACTTGTGATCGAGAAGGTGGTGCTCCTGGTGCGCACGGGCCCCCCGAGCACCAAGAAGGACGCGCTGGCCGCGCTGCTGTGCCTGTCCGCGGAGAGGGAGAACGTGGGCAAGCTCGTGGGAGCGGGCGCCGCTGAGGCGGCACTGTCAGCGATCAGCGAGGAGGAGACCGCCGCGGCGGTGCTGGCGTCGCTGGCCAAGCGCGGCGGGGCGGAGGCGATCGTGAACATCGACGGCGCCGTGGCGAAGCTGGTGGCTGAGATGCGGCGCGGCACGGAGTGGTCGCGGGAGTGCGCGGCGGCCGCGCTTGTGCTGCTGTGCCGGCGCGCGGGGGCCGCGGCGGCGTCGCAGGTGCTGGCGATCAACGGCGTGGAGTGGGCGATCTGGGAGCTCATGGGCAGCGGCTCGGAGCGGGCGCGCCGGAAGGCGGCGTCCCTCGGCAGGACGTGCCGGCGCTGGGCGGCCGCCAACGCGGCGCAGAACGCGGATTGCCCCACCTCCACCGTCTCGACGGCGACCGTGGCGGCGTCGTGAACTCATTCTTCTTCCGTGACACCGAATTGATCCGTAGGAACAAGCTGAAAACCCCAACGAAAAAAAGTAGATAATTCTTGTGCTGTACAAAAATTGGTTTGCTGAATGCCTTGTAATTCTAGGCTGTGGTGCGATTCTTTAGCCCCGGTGGGTAAACACAAAACACAGAGTAATTGAATCAACTGTGCATACAGAACATTCGTTGCTTCTTTCGTTCTTCTTCGTTGTTGTTGTGAGATCTTGTAATACAAATTGAAAGAAAATAATAGTTGTACAAATTGTGCTCATTCTTGATTCCTCATCTTGGCAGATTGCAATAATTTTGTAGTTGATGGGCGAGAGCAACTAGTTAAGTCGTCGCGGATGCACGGCGCCCGTGATGAGTGGTTGCCGGGACGGCGGGACCGGAAATGGCCAGCCATTCCCAGCCGTCCGTCCGTCCGCCCGTCGGCAAGGAGTGCACGGTACCCAGACGAATAAGTCCCGCGGCTGGAAACGCACCACGAGCAGCAGCAAAGCCACCGATCCAGCTAGCCATCACCGGCTTTCCGGCAGAAAGGGCGGCGCTTTGGCTGCTGCCAGCCGGTGCGCATCCACGCCATGCTATGCTAGCAGTACTCCACTGCTAATCTAACCTACATGATTCGGCATTGACAATCCGCTTGGTTCCTTTCTTGTCCCTCAAAGCGAGATGCACTCCAGGGTGTCGATGTGCTTCACATGGGCTCTTTGCCGAATTTGACCATTGATCTGCCGTTCCAAGTACTCCTGGTTGAGAACATGCATGCTTGGTGCTTCAGTGCTTCTTCAGTGGCGGTGCCTATCATCTTTCCATCCCAACCCGTGCGGCCCGCTCCCCTGTCCTAATCAGCCTCACGTTGCTTCTTCTCAAATGGCAAAGGCATACGCATCTGGTTGCAGGTAGGCGTTGTTTTTCTGCTGCCCACTTCTTCTTCCGTGGCCAGGACTAGTTCTTGCGTGAAATTAAAATGTGCTTGAATCCTGATAGTGTTATAAGATGTTGAACGGAGCTCCTGAAAAGTCAAGGCTGTACCGTTAGTACTATGTGAAGCAATTCATGCCCGCCACTTGGGCATATGCCGTATGTTGCCTTGCCTGATTAATCTGGCATGGTTGGCGGGCTCTGAAGCTAGCGCCTGCATCCTGTCGACAGGGACGGCCTCTGCGATCCGACCTCTGAGCGGGGGGAGGTAGGTAACCGTCGCTCGCTAATGGCGTGGACCGGAGGGCGCACCACATGGGTTTTTGATTGTGATTTGTCACCTCGTGTTGCTTTGATTTGCAAGAGATTGACTAGctgaagaagaagacgaaggtaACTTCTCCGCAACAAAAgaaagggaggaggaggagaaggatcTCGTGCAGAAGCGGATGGCGATTTTGACTTTGAGCGATTTTTCATAGTAATACATATGTGACTCCTATGCAACAACTTAATGTAAACTTTCTTTTTTAAAGAGAAAACTTGATGAGAACTCATATGTATAAGCTTCAAAAAATGTGGAAAAAACAACTCAGGCTCGTATAGGATTATAAGATAGGCAGACACATATTCAGGTGAATTTTGCTGAAAATACATGATTAGGTGCGTGCTCCGGATGATCACTTATTGGTTAACTGGCCCTCCAAGCATCAGCAACATGCTTCTCACCACATGGCTGACATGACATCTTGATGATGATGGTTGACTCGCTTATAATTAAATTTGGTGTAGACACTGTTAGGTTGATCTCCTTCGTGTGGGCCCAACGGCCCAGCAGGTCCTTAGAtccgcgccctgatcgggggcgcccaaccCTCTTCTGGTTGGTGGGCCTCTGTGACCCGCGCATATATAAACAGAGGTAGGGGCTGGGGCACGACTGACAAAGTTCGCCGCTGCCACAAACCCCACCGAAATCCCCTGCCGATTTAGGGTTAGCGCGGTGCTCACGGGAAGCACACCACCGCCGCCATCTCTCAGCCATCACCGGCCGCTACTTCACCATGGCCGGCTCCGGCTCGAGCTCGTCAGCACCAGGAGAAGGTAGGACCACCGGAGTCTCTAGCCTACCCCCGATCCAGAGGATCTaacaatggtatcagagccatgcTAGGCTAAGATTTTTCATTAAAAAAATATACAGAGAAAGACAGATCCCTACCTCCCCCCAAGAACCCTAGACAGGGCAAAGAAAAATTTCTCAATGGAGAAAGTAGCGCCGCCATCATGGCCGCGCCATTCCTCTCGATCCGGATGGGCATCGGCATGCCGAGCCATTCGGAAGAAGAACACGGGCAGTGGGGGCACCACGCTTTCGCCACTGCCAAGTGAACAGACCCCATCGGGGCAAAGGGCAACTCAGCCAAGCCATTCGACTACGGCGCGCTTCACGCAAGGGAAAACGCGCTACCGGCGAAGGGGCTGACCACGGCGCCGCCGTAGGATGGTCCACCGTCGTCGTATTCAGGGGAGCAGAGGAGGGCTAGACCTCGCGTCTCTCTCTGACACTGGCTTGCGGTGGATGGGGAGAAAAAGAAGAGGGAAAGAAAGAATCGCGACGCGGTGGCCAACGTCGCGAGCGGGAGGGAGAGGCGAGGGGGAGCATAGGAGGGCGCGGCCAacgttctctctctctctctctctctctgtgtgtgtgtgtgtgtgtgtgtgtgtgtgtgtgtgtgtgtgtgtgttgaatgGAGAAAGCAGGGAGGGAGAAAAGAGAGGCGAGGTTCGCGCGCCACGGCGGCGTCCGACGCCGTTTC is drawn from Aegilops tauschii subsp. strangulata cultivar AL8/78 chromosome 1, Aet v6.0, whole genome shotgun sequence and contains these coding sequences:
- the LOC109784667 gene encoding U-box domain-containing protein 16, which gives rise to MASTAEPSSSPYSASAPDVEILRSLRRLARDLAAADPPAPFLRAVFASVSRRARLLVAVFDDLLLLGAAVALPRSASLCLREVLLVLQRFKAVVADCSARSRMRLLLQSDEVAARVRELQHDLATLLDILPVGELGLADDVADLLTLASRQCRRRAPEAAAEQELKASVLALIQEVEREIVPERERLEAILEEVAINDPASCSQEIEILEREIGDRLAERWTSAMIALVGLLRYAKCVLFSAATPRPLDSKVEADDDDTEPLAPPPDFRCPISLDLMRDPVVSASGQTYDRESITRWFGAGKSTCPKTGQVLTNLELVPNKALKNLISRWCRENGVAMEGSEPGKPEPAPPVAANKAAVEAARMTASFLVKKLSASFSPGSDNRVVHEIRLLAKSGSESRAFIGEAGAVPLLVPLLNSEDAALQLNSVTALLNLSILDANKKRIMHADGAVAALCEVMGSGATWRAKENAAATVLSLSAVHTYRRRLGRNPLVIEKVVLLVRTGPPSTKKDALAALLCLSAERENVGKLVGAGAAEAALSAISEEETAAAVLASLAKRGGAEAIVNIDGAVAKLVAEMRRGTEWSRECAAAALVLLCRRAGAAAASQVLAINGVEWAIWELMGSGSERARRKAASLGRTCRRWAAANAAQNADCPTSTVSTATVAAS